The Mucilaginibacter terrenus genome has a segment encoding these proteins:
- a CDS encoding response regulator, with amino-acid sequence MSDERKRMTACIIDDDEIFVYGFKKLMQIKGIHADTLDFSNGKEAIDYLKDPFNTHTLPDVIFVDINMPVMDGWEFTCNYEEIKARLGKKIPVYAISSSIDIDDIIRAKNNSVIKDYILKPIDEAYMKDIFNSIDPGFGFQQIG; translated from the coding sequence ATGAGTGATGAAAGAAAAAGAATGACTGCCTGTATTATTGATGACGATGAAATTTTTGTTTACGGCTTTAAAAAGCTGATGCAAATTAAGGGTATACACGCTGATACGCTTGATTTTAGCAATGGCAAAGAAGCTATCGACTATCTTAAAGATCCCTTTAACACGCACACTTTACCCGATGTAATATTTGTAGACATTAACATGCCGGTAATGGACGGCTGGGAATTTACCTGCAACTACGAGGAAATTAAAGCTCGTTTGGGCAAAAAAATCCCGGTTTACGCTATAAGCTCATCAATTGACATAGATGATATTATTCGTGCAAAAAATAATTCTGTGATTAAAGATTACATCCTTAAGCCTATAGACGAGGCTTACATGAAGGACATCTTCAACTCCATAGATCCCGGTTTCGGCTTTCAGCAAATAGGTTAG
- a CDS encoding PAS domain-containing sensor histidine kinase, whose translation MMSNSVTDNFSEESAARLARLINNVNTGIWQYDQVTQKAQWSAGFYALLGYKPGDIECSYKNFYDNLLYHGDKAAFIKAIHYSGPGPAPVAQVRLLTRHKGYQWFESTALKYDGDDGRFIYGVLSNIDHHKLTELKAKKAEFLYAETSRIARIGGWEIDIPTMGLYMSPEIFEIYQLYGDVNMTFDEAISFFEPQYQPVITKAIDDAIKLCKPYDQEMLFRTAKNNVIWVRAKGEPIIDDDGKCVKVRGIFQDIDIIKRRGLSMQSSINLLDDQNKRLQNFAYIVSHNLRSHAGNLKFMVNLFEESTAEADKEEIFSHIKTISHSLTATMGHLDEIVKIQSEIGKERKNLSFQSIFNNVVAALDTNIQAGKVQLKTDFSRAQEISYIPAYLESIFQNLLTNAIKYRHPQRQPIITCYTYKEQEHIYLVFEDNGVGIDMQRYGDQLFGMYRTFHNNKDAKGIGLFMTRNQVEALGGSIDVESTVDVGTKFTVRLS comes from the coding sequence TGACCAGGTTACGCAAAAGGCGCAGTGGTCTGCCGGGTTTTACGCTTTACTTGGCTACAAGCCCGGCGACATCGAGTGCTCCTACAAAAACTTTTACGACAACCTTCTTTACCACGGGGACAAGGCTGCCTTTATAAAGGCTATCCATTATTCGGGGCCGGGGCCTGCGCCTGTTGCACAGGTCCGTTTGCTTACCAGGCATAAAGGCTACCAGTGGTTTGAAAGTACCGCTTTAAAGTACGATGGCGACGACGGCAGGTTTATATACGGAGTACTCAGCAATATTGATCATCACAAACTTACCGAACTAAAAGCCAAAAAAGCAGAGTTCTTGTACGCTGAAACCAGCCGCATTGCCAGAATTGGCGGCTGGGAAATAGATATACCAACAATGGGCCTGTATATGTCGCCTGAGATATTTGAGATATATCAGCTATACGGCGATGTTAATATGACCTTTGACGAGGCAATCAGCTTTTTTGAACCACAGTACCAGCCTGTAATTACCAAGGCGATTGACGATGCTATAAAACTCTGCAAACCATACGACCAGGAGATGCTGTTCCGTACGGCCAAAAACAATGTTATTTGGGTTAGGGCTAAAGGTGAGCCGATAATTGACGACGACGGCAAATGCGTCAAGGTGCGTGGCATTTTCCAGGACATTGATATCATTAAACGACGAGGCTTAAGTATGCAATCGTCTATCAACCTACTGGACGATCAAAACAAACGTTTGCAAAACTTCGCCTACATTGTTTCGCACAACCTTCGTTCGCATGCAGGCAATCTCAAATTCATGGTTAACCTTTTTGAAGAAAGCACAGCCGAAGCAGATAAGGAAGAGATTTTTTCTCACATAAAAACCATCAGCCACAGCCTGACGGCCACTATGGGTCATCTGGATGAGATTGTGAAAATACAATCAGAAATAGGCAAAGAGCGTAAGAACTTATCTTTTCAAAGTATTTTTAATAACGTGGTAGCTGCGCTGGACACCAATATACAGGCCGGCAAGGTTCAGCTTAAAACCGACTTTAGCCGAGCGCAAGAGATAAGTTATATTCCTGCTTATCTGGAGAGCATCTTTCAGAATTTGCTTACCAATGCAATTAAGTACCGCCACCCGCAGCGGCAGCCGATTATCACCTGTTATACTTATAAAGAGCAGGAACACATCTACCTCGTTTTTGAGGATAATGGTGTGGGGATAGATATGCAGCGGTATGGCGACCAGTTGTTTGGTATGTACCGCACCTTCCATAATAATAAAGATGCTAAAGGCATAGGCCTTTTCATGACACGGAACCAGGTAGAAGCACTGGGCGGGAGTATAGACGTAGAAAGTACCGTTGATGTTGGCACTAAATTTACAGTAAGGTTATCGTAA